Proteins from one Chitinophaga oryzae genomic window:
- a CDS encoding DUF4998 domain-containing protein, with product MKAFAFLMSALCLCTVACTKEATKYKDLLNDAEIIYPGPVSSLNARPGHLRAMLQWQPSPDPSITEYIIYWNNNTDSMKLPAKGTTKDTIRTLITGMDEYVQNFVLYTTDGKGNKSVGQSLSGVRIYGPLYISSLVNRQLNSSKPPEALPGNAYKLFFSATDTALNTNTRLTFYNANNQLQTVDLPSRSDSVVLNAVNAGTKVAVLSSYIPELKALDTFHVAYSDTITVQ from the coding sequence ATGAAAGCATTTGCATTTTTAATGTCAGCCTTATGCCTTTGTACAGTAGCCTGTACCAAAGAGGCGACGAAATATAAAGACCTGCTGAACGATGCCGAAATTATCTATCCCGGGCCGGTCAGCAGCCTGAACGCCAGGCCGGGCCACCTCCGGGCAATGCTGCAGTGGCAGCCAAGCCCGGACCCCAGTATCACGGAATACATCATATACTGGAACAACAATACCGATTCCATGAAACTGCCGGCTAAAGGCACCACAAAAGATACCATCCGGACGCTGATTACCGGCATGGACGAATATGTACAGAATTTTGTTTTGTACACAACCGACGGTAAGGGAAACAAATCTGTAGGACAGTCGCTTTCCGGTGTAAGGATATACGGTCCCTTGTATATTTCCTCGCTTGTTAATCGTCAGCTCAACAGTTCAAAGCCCCCGGAGGCCCTGCCAGGAAATGCGTACAAACTTTTTTTCTCGGCAACAGACACCGCGCTGAATACCAACACACGCCTCACCTTCTATAATGCCAACAACCAACTGCAGACAGTTGATCTTCCGTCCCGCAGTGATTCGGTGGTTTTAAATGCGGTCAACGCAGGTACAAAGGTGGCCGTTCTCTCTTCGTACATCCCGGAGCTGAAAGCACTGGATACTTTCCATGTGGCCTATAGCGACACCATAACGGTACAATAA
- a CDS encoding non-ribosomal peptide synthetase family protein, giving the protein MKPSNEGTSFMLTSAERKKILRDFNNTLTPFDKDLSLVHLIQQRVRMAPESVALVFQQESLTYRQLDEQSNQWACLLQQAGVGTDSLVAFCLPPSMEKIVCMLAILKAGAAYVPLDTNLPQARLEYMLKDAQAPVLITSVRLKTTFAAYNGRILLVDDDATVAALRGLPRDFTLPPITPGSLMYVIYTSGTTGKPKGVMVEHEQVTNFMQCYGDYLQIDATTKALQYTSTGFDASAADLWLPLVAGAALFLYPDSRITGEELWRFIKEHEITALPFISPSVLATLPATENTGKLQTICVGGEACPEPLVKKWKDRVRLVNGYGPTEATILVSCFVYDDAHPAATIGRPNANCSFYILDANMQVVPIGETGELYIGGAQVARGYWGQPELTQQKFMANPFATEEEVKNNWKRMYQSGDLARYLPDGNVEFIGRNDTQVKIRGVRIELGEVENVLCGLPGIVQAVVIVHEDRYDERTLLACVVHEEGKLRGERLQQVTQEVRKALQLELPAQMIPSAFLFLEKLPVNAHGKINKQALHLGSREVIEAVFPDGVGFHECEQVIKAIWSEVLQQKDINVTDNFFDLGGHSILITQVYKRLPAIFRAKVTLPDLFDYVTIEALAAKIRAGLTGDQELMRSEADENYLLKDVYLSPDIEIEGTIDPESVSNPKNIFLTGATGFVGCHLLAELLTSTTADIYCLVRAADEDAALERIRRVFKDNRIPDEQFSESRIKPVTGDLTQYQLGIADEQFDMLCDIIDVVYHSGSSVSYIEPYNYMKGSNIGGLNEIIRLASARKLKCLALLSTVAVFAWESYDTQQYFKAEDDNTMQGLKYLKKDIGYAKTKWVMEQILALAAAKGLPTVLFRLGFVMSHSQTGANGLDQMWSMLVRNCIANKAYPLIVGIKEELVTVDYVCRAMVHITKQPNAIGKKFHLTPRVEDDVDWIEFFTRLKENFGFDLKALRYREWMELWENNEDDIFYPYLSLFTDEVHGGRSLVEVYQNSYHFHCDNTLAFLKGSGIAPSKITNEVMEAYLRFLGIPVPGKAAV; this is encoded by the coding sequence ATGAAACCCTCCAATGAAGGTACTTCCTTTATGCTCACCAGTGCGGAGCGTAAAAAAATTCTCCGTGATTTCAACAACACTTTAACGCCTTTCGACAAAGATCTTTCACTGGTGCATCTTATACAACAGCGCGTCCGGATGGCGCCGGAGAGCGTCGCGCTTGTCTTTCAGCAGGAAAGCCTTACCTACCGGCAGCTCGATGAGCAGAGCAACCAGTGGGCGTGTTTGCTGCAACAGGCCGGTGTAGGAACGGACAGCCTGGTGGCTTTCTGTCTGCCGCCATCTATGGAGAAAATTGTTTGTATGCTGGCTATTCTTAAAGCCGGCGCCGCCTATGTGCCACTGGATACAAATTTGCCCCAGGCCCGGCTGGAATATATGTTGAAAGACGCGCAAGCGCCGGTACTGATCACTTCCGTCCGGTTGAAAACCACTTTTGCCGCCTATAACGGACGAATACTGCTGGTGGATGACGATGCAACAGTAGCCGCCCTGCGCGGCCTGCCACGGGATTTCACCCTGCCGCCCATTACGCCCGGCAGCCTGATGTACGTGATTTATACCTCGGGTACTACCGGCAAGCCCAAAGGTGTGATGGTAGAGCATGAGCAGGTGACCAACTTCATGCAGTGCTATGGCGATTACCTGCAAATAGATGCTACCACAAAGGCATTGCAGTATACGTCGACCGGCTTCGATGCATCGGCTGCCGACCTGTGGCTGCCGCTGGTAGCAGGTGCGGCATTGTTCCTCTATCCGGACAGCCGCATCACGGGAGAGGAGTTATGGCGGTTTATCAAAGAACATGAAATAACAGCGCTTCCGTTCATATCACCGTCTGTATTAGCGACGCTGCCGGCAACGGAGAACACCGGCAAGCTGCAGACTATTTGCGTGGGAGGAGAAGCCTGTCCGGAGCCGCTGGTGAAAAAATGGAAAGACAGGGTGCGGCTGGTGAATGGTTATGGTCCCACCGAAGCCACCATCCTGGTAAGCTGTTTTGTTTATGACGACGCGCATCCCGCCGCCACTATCGGTCGTCCTAATGCGAACTGCAGTTTTTATATCCTTGATGCCAATATGCAGGTGGTGCCCATTGGGGAAACAGGTGAACTCTATATTGGCGGCGCGCAGGTGGCACGTGGCTATTGGGGGCAACCGGAACTGACGCAGCAAAAATTTATGGCCAATCCCTTTGCGACTGAAGAGGAGGTAAAAAACAACTGGAAACGGATGTATCAATCGGGCGACCTGGCCCGCTATCTGCCCGACGGTAATGTGGAGTTCATCGGCAGAAACGATACGCAGGTAAAGATCAGGGGCGTCCGGATAGAACTGGGTGAAGTGGAAAATGTACTGTGCGGCCTTCCGGGGATCGTACAGGCGGTGGTGATCGTTCATGAAGACAGATATGACGAACGGACGCTGCTGGCCTGTGTTGTACATGAAGAAGGCAAACTGAGGGGAGAGCGGTTGCAACAAGTGACCCAGGAAGTTAGAAAAGCCCTTCAGCTGGAATTGCCTGCTCAGATGATACCTTCCGCTTTTCTTTTCCTGGAAAAATTGCCGGTAAACGCGCACGGGAAAATTAATAAACAGGCGCTACATCTTGGCTCGCGGGAGGTGATAGAGGCTGTTTTTCCCGATGGGGTGGGTTTTCATGAATGTGAACAGGTGATTAAAGCCATCTGGAGCGAGGTGCTTCAGCAGAAGGATATCAACGTCACGGATAACTTTTTTGACCTCGGCGGGCACTCTATCCTGATCACACAGGTGTATAAAAGGCTGCCCGCTATTTTCAGGGCTAAAGTTACGCTGCCTGACCTTTTTGACTATGTGACCATAGAGGCGCTGGCGGCAAAGATCAGGGCTGGTTTGACCGGCGACCAGGAGCTGATGAGGAGCGAAGCGGATGAAAATTACCTGCTGAAAGACGTTTATCTTTCTCCTGATATAGAGATCGAAGGCACGATAGATCCGGAATCGGTCAGCAATCCCAAAAATATTTTCCTCACCGGCGCTACCGGCTTTGTGGGATGCCACCTGCTGGCAGAGCTGCTGACTTCCACGACTGCCGATATTTATTGTCTTGTCCGCGCTGCTGATGAAGACGCTGCGCTGGAAAGGATACGGCGTGTTTTTAAAGACAACCGCATTCCGGATGAACAGTTTTCGGAAAGCAGGATCAAACCCGTCACCGGAGACCTGACACAATACCAGCTGGGTATCGCCGATGAACAGTTTGACATGCTCTGTGATATTATCGATGTAGTTTACCATTCGGGTAGTTCGGTCAGCTATATTGAGCCGTATAATTACATGAAAGGATCAAACATAGGCGGGCTGAATGAAATTATCCGGCTGGCTTCCGCCCGGAAACTAAAATGCCTTGCGCTGTTGTCTACCGTAGCCGTATTTGCGTGGGAATCCTACGATACGCAACAGTATTTCAAAGCGGAAGATGACAACACGATGCAGGGATTAAAATATTTAAAGAAAGACATCGGTTATGCCAAAACCAAATGGGTGATGGAACAAATACTGGCGCTGGCTGCGGCCAAGGGCTTGCCAACTGTGCTTTTCAGGCTTGGCTTCGTGATGAGCCACAGCCAGACGGGCGCCAACGGGCTGGATCAGATGTGGTCCATGCTGGTCCGTAACTGTATTGCGAATAAAGCCTACCCGCTGATCGTTGGCATAAAAGAAGAGCTGGTGACGGTCGATTATGTTTGCAGGGCTATGGTCCACATCACCAAACAACCCAACGCCATTGGTAAAAAGTTCCATCTTACCCCGCGCGTGGAAGACGATGTGGATTGGATCGAATTTTTTACCCGCCTGAAAGAAAACTTCGGCTTTGATCTAAAAGCGTTGCGTTACCGGGAATGGATGGAGTTGTGGGAAAACAATGAGGACGATATATTCTATCCTTACCTGAGCCTGTTTACCGATGAAGTACACGGCGGACGCTCGCTGGTGGAAGTATATCAGAACAGCTATCATTTTCATTGTGATAACACCCTGGCATTTTTAAAAGGCAGCGGTATTGCGCCGTCTAAAATAACGAATGAAGTGATGGAGGCCTATCTGCGTTTCCTGGGCATTCCTGTTCCCGGAAAGGCTGCTGTATAG
- a CDS encoding aminotransferase class I/II-fold pyridoxal phosphate-dependent enzyme has translation MSESYGEKNPALENALSKSTADFYVPDGRDVLSRMDAYYSWVKSRVRTNTWQYSRTQTSRPGPVITATDAGGRQMEGVNFASQDYLGLSAHPDVLKAAQEALLRYGPHSAGSPMFMGQTDLVPQLEEKLQELTGMEHVLIFPTGWAAGFSSLTGLVRKNDYIVMDRLAHACLRQGAYAATANVFKFDHLDHEDARKILASIRAKDAANGILVVSEGLFSMNADTPDIRRLQEICHEFGARLLMDVAHDLGATGPEGSGQLGIQGMKGRVDLVMGSFSKTFAANGGFIATHSAAVKEYLKMYAGPYLFSNAVSPVQTAAALQASRIITAPEGAGLRKLSLGNTLHMRARFASNNQPCLGIAAPIVLVPVGGERHARLSHSLLMKKNIAAMIVEYPVVPLSEARIRLQLMSTHTIGQINHAVDHICEVLDEVRKK, from the coding sequence ATGAGTGAGTCTTATGGAGAGAAAAACCCTGCGCTTGAAAATGCGCTGTCGAAATCAACGGCGGATTTTTACGTACCGGACGGGCGTGATGTACTGTCCCGGATGGACGCCTACTATTCCTGGGTGAAAAGCAGGGTGCGGACCAACACCTGGCAGTATTCCAGGACCCAGACAAGCAGGCCGGGCCCGGTGATAACGGCGACGGACGCCGGCGGCAGGCAAATGGAAGGCGTTAATTTTGCTTCGCAGGATTATCTTGGATTGAGTGCCCATCCAGACGTGCTGAAAGCCGCACAGGAAGCGCTGCTCCGCTACGGCCCGCATAGCGCCGGTTCTCCGATGTTTATGGGGCAGACAGACCTGGTGCCGCAGCTGGAAGAAAAACTACAGGAGCTAACCGGTATGGAACATGTGCTGATTTTTCCTACCGGCTGGGCGGCAGGATTCAGCAGCCTGACAGGGCTGGTACGTAAAAACGACTACATCGTCATGGACCGGCTGGCCCATGCCTGTCTCCGGCAGGGCGCTTATGCAGCAACGGCCAACGTATTTAAGTTCGATCATCTTGATCATGAAGACGCCCGCAAAATACTGGCGTCCATCAGGGCGAAGGACGCCGCAAATGGCATACTGGTTGTATCCGAAGGCTTATTCTCCATGAATGCCGACACGCCGGATATCAGGCGGTTACAGGAGATCTGCCATGAATTTGGTGCCCGGTTGCTGATGGACGTGGCGCATGATCTGGGGGCCACAGGTCCTGAAGGCAGCGGCCAGTTGGGCATACAGGGCATGAAAGGGAGGGTGGACCTGGTCATGGGAAGCTTCTCCAAAACGTTTGCGGCCAATGGAGGTTTCATTGCTACGCATTCGGCGGCGGTGAAGGAATACCTGAAAATGTATGCGGGGCCCTACTTGTTTTCCAATGCCGTTTCTCCCGTGCAAACCGCTGCGGCGCTGCAGGCCAGCCGTATTATCACCGCTCCGGAAGGAGCTGGCCTGAGAAAATTGTCGTTGGGGAATACGCTTCATATGAGAGCGCGTTTTGCTTCCAACAACCAGCCGTGCCTGGGTATAGCGGCCCCCATTGTGTTGGTGCCTGTAGGCGGTGAACGCCATGCCAGGCTGTCCCATAGCCTGCTCATGAAAAAGAACATTGCGGCCATGATCGTGGAGTATCCCGTGGTTCCCTTATCTGAAGCGAGAATCCGGTTGCAGCTGATGTCTACCCATACCATCGGGCAGATAAACCATGCAGTGGACCACATCTGTGAAGTGCTCGATGAGGTCCGGAAAAAATAA